In Rhea pennata isolate bPtePen1 chromosome 13, bPtePen1.pri, whole genome shotgun sequence, the following proteins share a genomic window:
- the PDCD5 gene encoding programmed cell death protein 5, which produces MADEELEALRQQRLAELQAKHGDPSGDPSQQEAKQREAEIRNTILAQVLDQAARARLSNLALVKPDKAKAVENYLIQMARFGQLPGKVSEQGLIEILEKVSQQTEKKTTVKFNRRKVLDSDEEEDY; this is translated from the exons ATGGCGGACGAGGAGCTGGAGGcgctgcggcagcagcgcctcGCCGAGCTGCAGGCCAAGCACGGG GATCCTTCTGGTGATCCATCGCaacaagaagcaaaacagaG GGAAGCAGAGATAAGAAATACGATTTTAGCTCAAGTCCTAGATCAAGCAGCTCGTGCAAGAT taagCAATTTGGCACTTGTGAAACCAGATAAAGCAAAAGCAGTGGAGAATTATCTTATACAGATGGCAAGATTTGGACAACTACCTGGAAAG GTGTCAGAACAGGGTTTGatagaaatacttgaaaaagtgagtcagcaaacagaaaagaaaacaacgGTAAAG ttcaacagaagaaaagtattgGATTCTGATGAAGAGGAGGATTATTAA